In the bacterium genome, one interval contains:
- a CDS encoding site-2 protease family protein: MTTILILFIVFFSIILHEFSHGYIAYLNGDDTAKNMGRLTFNPLPHIDPVNTILLPLMLIVLNSPIIIGMAKPVPVNPFNFRDYDRGMLNVGLAGPVSNIIFGSILAFSSRFLGYGFIKDVVLWAGQINFILAFFNLIPIPPLDGSRVVSFFLPQSVRYKYDQLERYGIIIVILFLLAGGHIWLFPLTKKIVYAIAGF; the protein is encoded by the coding sequence ATGACAACTATTTTAATTCTTTTTATTGTCTTTTTTTCTATTATACTTCACGAGTTTTCTCACGGTTATATTGCTTACCTAAATGGAGATGATACAGCAAAAAATATGGGAAGGCTTACTTTTAACCCTTTGCCCCATATAGACCCTGTGAACACTATATTGTTACCATTAATGCTTATTGTGCTCAACTCTCCTATTATTATAGGAATGGCTAAACCTGTGCCAGTAAACCCTTTTAATTTTAGAGATTATGATAGAGGTATGCTAAACGTAGGATTGGCAGGACCTGTTAGCAATATAATTTTTGGTTCTATACTCGCATTTAGTTCAAGATTTCTTGGATATGGTTTTATAAAAGACGTGGTTCTTTGGGCTGGGCAGATAAATTTTATACTTGCTTTCTTTAACCTTATCCCAATACCTCCACTTGATGGTTCAAGGGTTGTAAGTTTTTTCCTTCCGCAAAGTGTAAGGTATAAGTATGACCAGTTAGAAAGATACGGAATTATAATTGTTATTCTTTTTCTTTTAGCGGGTGGGCATATATGGCTATTTCCGCTAACAAAAAAAATAGTCTATGCTATCGCAGGATTTTAA